ATTGACACAGATTAAGCATAGTTCTGAATCTGATAACAGCTTCTGTAAGGATCAAGTCATCTTCATCACTTCCATCTCAATCAATGGATAGAAATTTAGTCATTTATTTTCACTGTGGGTGCTTGGAAAAGTattcattatttattttaattaatttttctgaacagtgaaaatatttttaaaacctCAACTGAGATATATAAATTTGTGGAGTGGTCCGGAAAGGATACGACAATTAACAAATTGAGAGCTGGGTGAGAATATTATAcaatataattttcatgcaataataaatattcttttataTCTCTTCAATACAGGTTTACTAGTGAAGCAACCTTAATTATGCATCTAATAATCCATATTTATCTTCGCATACGAGATTCACGTAAAAATTATGATCATATGCAAGAATAAATGTGGAATAAGAGTAAGTTTGAACTCTGCTAATTGGACTTGATAAATTAATAAGCTTTTATCAGTCATAACtccataatatatttttttcttcttcggaaatttaaaaaaaatactacaaatattttttttcaatatatACATTTATTCAATCTAATAACAAATTACCAAATACAATATACTACCACGAAATTAGATATAAACCAGCCTAAGTGAGACTAGAACCCAAGATTTTTTTTTGAGGGCTTCTCCCTACGATTAGAGTGTTCATCGATCGGTTCGATTCGGTTTTCGGTTTTTTATTTCTGTTTTTTCgattttacaaatatataatccGATATCCGAACAATTTTTCTTTCGGTTATTTCGATTTTGatacaattatttaaattaataagaaaaatatattgtaaaatatattatgttatctTTTTACATGATTTCATAGTAAagcatttaaatttaaagtcTAAATGAATTACATGAACAACAATCAActaaatattattcaaaataattaatcatgaatattatatcaaaaatatataataaaaataaaattattaatttaatgaaatttcgaTTTTTTCGATCTGTTcggttttgatatatataatcCGAAtcgaaccaaataaatttttttttaacatttatatcaaaaatataaaactagATTTTCAATTCGGTTCATTGTTTGATTTTTTCAGTTTAGATTTTCGAGTTTTTCGATTATGTCCGAAATTTAAACACCCCTACCTACTACTAGTCCAAGGAATGCTTGGCCTGGATTTTGTTTTTTGCAAAGACAAGTGCTTTTTCTTTTTCCAAGATCTAAAATATTTGTCAAATGCTAAACGTCACATGGAAGTATagataaaacaataattttagaaACCCTCGTTGTCTTGGTCATTTGACTGCAACACACCAAGTTAACGTAGGCGGAAGGATGCCGTTAAGCGCGACGGCGATCGGAGCTCTGCTGGGACTGGGGACGCAGATGTACTCGAATGCCCTGCGAAAGCTTCCTTATATGCGCCGTAAGCACCCTCGATCCCTTTATATCGAGATTTAATTATATAGAGGATATTACTTTTATCATTTATTGATGGATCGATTAATTGAACAATTACGCGAAATTAAATGGCATAGATCCGTGGGAGCATGTTTTGGGAATGGGAATAGGGGTGGTGTTCGCTAATCAGATGGTGAAGTGGGACGCCAAGTCTCAGGAAGACCTTGACAAATTGCTTCTCAAAGCTAAGGAAGCCAACCAGCGTCGCTACTTCGGTATTTCAATGTTTTCTTTGCAATTCCTGTTGTAATTGGGGTTTGTAATTCGGTCTGCAATCTGGCAATGTGTCACTCCAgtgatttttcttttgaattcgTTCTGTCTTCATTACTATCTAATTTGTAGTAATTGTTAACTTAAATGGGTGAATGGTGGGGTTGAGATTTTTACAGTCTCAGTTGAGTGTCCTGTAGAACCAATGTCTGAATGCAGTTTTCGTGGAACCATTTCAAGTGAAATCAGGGAACCAATATCATTGGATTTACTCTTCTAGAAAAGttgaaaaatgtttttcgatTTAGCTTATTATTATGAAAAATGAATGAGTAAAAGTGCAGTATTATAGAACTTGATTGTACAATCATTTCCTTCCcgttttctttaaaatcaaaCTTGAAAATGTTATACTCATCCAAGGTTCAAGTAAAAACTCTGTTTTTACCTCAATGGAGTCGAAGATCTTAATTTCTAACTGAAAGGTACTTTATGTGACATTTAAAAAGAGGTTCTATTGATTTAAAATTGTGAGGGCTCATGCTCCTTATTAGCATTTAATTACCAAACAACGAGAATTAATTAACAGTGGTCATCCGTGCCAGGAGCGCAACATCAAGTTGCCGCTCATCCATGCATGTAAGTCGTCCTCATACTGTTATCAGGAGTGTGATAATCTTACGTCTCCATCGATGACTCAAAACATCTcgacaaatcaatatcaatagtaGTCAgaggagtcaaggctcaacgTGCTATTCAAAGGCAGTTAATGTCACTAGTCAACGGATATCacttaattttttgaaaataaaatttgtttgaAATAAAGTGTTACTTCGTAATAAAAACAGTTCATGCGTATCTCCATCGAGTACTTAAATTACCACAAAAATATAATAAGGACTTCCTGACGAATCCAAACCTGTGACAACTAATTATTCTCATCAAATTCACATTTtccaaaattaattcaacttacTATGATGCGTTATTTTAATTGCTAACAATTAACTTTTAAGCCTAAAAATCCCATTATCATGAAATTAGGCAGTTTTTTTAAGTTTATCATTTTCAGCTTGTAACTAAGCTCGATTTTAAAGTCATAACTCATCTAATACTTATCCAAAATATACATATCATACATAGCTGGAATGCTA
The sequence above is a segment of the Primulina tabacum isolate GXHZ01 chromosome 6, ASM2559414v2, whole genome shotgun sequence genome. Coding sequences within it:
- the LOC142548887 gene encoding uncharacterized protein LOC142548887, encoding MPLSATAIGALLGLGTQMYSNALRKLPYMRHPWEHVLGMGIGVVFANQMVKWDAKSQEDLDKLLLKAKEANQRRYFDDDED